ACCGCCAACCACAAGTTGCAGATTTGACCAACTGGTTTGGTGAGGAGCAGTTATTTTGACCGGAGCGCCGGCGTAAAGCAAGAGGAACGTGACGACGATCGAGGTGGTGGGCGTAGGATCGCATTTACAGAGTGTCGGAGAGCGGCGCGAACTGTTGAAAACTCCCCTAACAAAGGGGAAGGGATGTTTTTGCACCCCCTACCGTTCTACCATTGGGCTACGGGACCGCCCGCTCCCGCCCGAGTACCGGGCACTGGGAGCCGACCGCGGTCCACCCGCCCTCAAACGAATCGGGACGCGAATTACCCGAGCTTGATGGCCTCGTTGTCGTTGTCCCCGTAACTGTCGACCGTGTGCGGGAGGGCGTACTCGCTCACCCCCCAGTACGGGTCGTTGTAGTTCCCGTAAGCGTTGTTCACTCGGATGAAATCGTTCCCGGCTCCGCCGTCCAGCGAATCCGACCCGTCGCCGCCGAACAGGTAGTCCCGCTCGGTCCCGCCCTTCAGGGTGTCGTTGCCGATCCCGCCGAACAGCCAGTCGCTGCCCGCCCCGCCCTCGAGCGTGTCGTTCCCGTACCCGCCGATCAGGGTGTCGTTCCCCGCGTCCCCGTACAGCACATCGTCCCCCGCGGTCCCGGTGCCGTCACCGGACAGGCTCTCCCAGCACCACTGCGTGCCCACCTTCACCTGATGCCCCTGGTCCCCCCACAACTGGTCGTCACCCGACCCGCCGTGCAGCACGTCCGCGCCCCACCCACCGAGCAGCATGTCGTTGTTCGTCTCGCCGGTCTTGGTGACCACCTCGACGTACACCCCGTTGACCAGATCCCGGTCGCCCCAGAGCGTGTCGCTCCCGGACCCGCCGAACAGTTGGTCCGCGCCCGACCCGCCGTTCAGGACCGAGTTGAACCGGGTGAAGTTCCGCACGATGTCGTTGCCCGCCTTCGCGTTCACCACGATCGTGATCTGGCTCCCGGCCGCGAACGACGGGCCGCCCTGGGACTCGCTGTCGTTGGCGTTGAGGATGTTGACCCCGACCGGGCGGTTGTCCCCGTACCCGGGCTCGCCCACCTGGGCGTTGTTGTACGCTTCTTGGAGGTCGATCCGGTCGGCACCGCTGGTGCCGTTCACGGTCAGCGTCCCGACGCGACTGATCGGGTTGTAGTCGAACGCCCAGGTGATGCCCCCGCTGACCGTGCCCGTCTCGTGGCGCACCGTCGCGAGCCCCGAGGTGTTGGCCAGGGTGTCGCCCGACCCGCGGTTGACGAAATCGAGGGCCGTGACCCCGGCAGCGGGCACGTTCGCGACGATGGTGCTGTTGTCGAACACGAGGTATCGACCGCCGTTGAAGTTCGAGTGCGTGACCTCGACCCGGTTGATCGCGGCGTCGCCGGTGATGGTAAGCACCCCGCCCGCGACCGACGCGGTGGCGGACATCATGGCCCGCTCCCCGAGTGCTTCGAGCCCGAGCGTGGTGGCGCGACGGGTGACGGGAGAGGTGGCCGGGGCGAACAGCTTGCGGACCCAGGTTTTCGGCGACATTTTCGTGCTCCGTTGATGGCCCCGAGGGGCCGGGTGAGGCCGGGGTTCGTTCCCCGGTGCTCACTAATCGCGGGAGTGTGACAGGAAAATATTCGCCGTCAGTCGATTAAGTCACCGACCTCTTCCTTGAGGCGCCGCAGCACCCGACTCTTGGCCTGGCGCACCGCCGCCGTACTCACTCCCAGTTCGGCCGCTACTTCCGCCGGAGGTCGGCCGTCCACGGTGGTCGCCCAGAACATGTTCCACGTCTTCCCCTCGAACTCCCCGCGCACCAACTCCAGTGCCCGGTGGTACAGGGCGTGCGTCTCGGGGGCCGGGTCGTCGGCGTCCGGTTCGCTCACCGGGTCGGCCACTTCGTTCAGCGCGGCCAGGGCCGCGGTACCGCCGCTCCCGTGCGGCTGCTGGCTCCGGCGCCGGGCGTGGCGCAGCAAAACCATCCGGGTGATCCCGCGCAGCCAGCCCCGGAACGTGTCCCCCGGGCGGTCCCGGCGAAACCGCTCGAGCCCACCGGCGGCCTCCCGGAACACCTCTTGGGCCACGTCCTCGGCGTCCGCCCCGGTCGCGCCGCCGCGCCCGGCCCAGTATTCGACCAGCGGCCCGTAGAGGCGCACCGTCCTGGTCCAGGCGTCCGGCTGGTCGGCCCGGAGCTTGTCCAAGAGCGTCATCGAGGTCGCGGCGCGGCCCGAATCGTGGGTATCAGACATGGGGCACCGGGGGCGGGATTCGCGGAGAGCGTGTCACAGCAACCGGATGTGTGTTATAACGCGACCGCCCCGGTCTTCTACCCCTCCGCGGACCCCGCTCATGACTTCCGACGCCCGCCCGACGCCCGGCGATTGCCCGACCGACGCGGCCCTGACCTCATTTCTTCGCGGCGACCTGCCCCCGGACGAAATCGATCAAGTCGCCCGTCACGTCGAGGGGTGCGCCCGGTGCGAGGGCGCGCTCCAGCGCCTCGAGGCGGGCACAGATGGTGACCCGGTCGCGGCCGCGCTCCGTGGAGCGCCCGCGTCGGCCGCCGGGCCGGGGCTCGGGGTCGGGGCCGTGGTCGGCGGTCGATACGTACTCGAGGAACCGATCGGCCAGGGCGGGATGGGCACCGTGTACCGGGCGCGCCAGACCGAGCCCGTGCGGCGCGACGTCGCGGTGAAACTGATCCGCCCGGGGATGGGGTCCGAGCAGGTGCTGGCCCGGTTCGAGGCCGAGCGCCAGGCG
The Gemmata palustris DNA segment above includes these coding regions:
- a CDS encoding calcium-binding protein, yielding MSPKTWVRKLFAPATSPVTRRATTLGLEALGERAMMSATASVAGGVLTITGDAAINRVEVTHSNFNGGRYLVFDNSTIVANVPAAGVTALDFVNRGSGDTLANTSGLATVRHETGTVSGGITWAFDYNPISRVGTLTVNGTSGADRIDLQEAYNNAQVGEPGYGDNRPVGVNILNANDSESQGGPSFAAGSQITIVVNAKAGNDIVRNFTRFNSVLNGGSGADQLFGGSGSDTLWGDRDLVNGVYVEVVTKTGETNNDMLLGGWGADVLHGGSGDDQLWGDQGHQVKVGTQWCWESLSGDGTGTAGDDVLYGDAGNDTLIGGYGNDTLEGGAGSDWLFGGIGNDTLKGGTERDYLFGGDGSDSLDGGAGNDFIRVNNAYGNYNDPYWGVSEYALPHTVDSYGDNDNEAIKLG
- a CDS encoding RNA polymerase sigma factor; protein product: MSDTHDSGRAATSMTLLDKLRADQPDAWTRTVRLYGPLVEYWAGRGGATGADAEDVAQEVFREAAGGLERFRRDRPGDTFRGWLRGITRMVLLRHARRRSQQPHGSGGTAALAALNEVADPVSEPDADDPAPETHALYHRALELVRGEFEGKTWNMFWATTVDGRPPAEVAAELGVSTAAVRQAKSRVLRRLKEEVGDLID